GTCGATCGCCTCGAACGACTGCTGGAGAAAATGGACGAATGAATCTCACCGACACGACCGCACAATCGCAGACGGAATCCATTTCATTCGAATTCGATTTGCATCATTCGCCCGAGAAGATCTGGCGCGCGCTCACCGACCCCGTGCTGCTCACCGAGTGGCTCCTGCCCGTCGCCGGGCTGAAGCTCGAGCCGGGGGCCGCGTTCACCTTCAAGACGCAGCCATACCCCGGGTGGGACGGCACCGTGAATTGCCGGATGCTCGAAATCGAAGCGCATAAAAAGCTCAGCTACGCGTGGGTCGTCGGCGACATGGAGCTCGACACCGTCGTGACGTTCACGCTCACGCCCACGGCGGCGGGCACGCGCCTGTCCCTCGTGCAATCGGGCTTCAAGCCGCACCAGAAGCAGAACTTCGGCGGCGCGCGTTACGGCTGGAAGATGATGGGCGGCAAGCTCGTCGACCTGCTCGCGAGGGTCCCGTGAGCATGAGCCAGCACCCCGCAAACAACCACGACCTGATCCGCGTCAAGGGCGCCCGCGAGAACAACCTGAAGGACGTCAGCGTCGAGATCCCCAAGCGGCGGCTGACGGTGTTCACGGGCGTCTCGGGCTCGGGCAAGTCGTCCCTGGTGTTCGGCACCATCGCGGCGGAGTCGCAGCGGCTGATCAACGAGACCTACAGCGCGTTCGTGCAGGGGTTCATGCCGACGCTGAGCCGGCCCGACGTCGACGTCTTGGAGGGGCTGACGACCGCGATCATCGTCGATCAGGAGCGGCTCGTCGGCAACCCGCGCTCGACGGTCGGGACCGTGACCGACGCCAATGCGATGCTGCGGGTGCTGTGGAGCCGCCTGGGCAAGCCGCATATCGGCCCGCCCGGGGCCTTCGCCTTCAACGTCCCCTCGGTCCGCGCGGCCGGGTCGATCACGGTCGAGAAGGGAGGCGCCAAGGCCGAGAAGGTCGTGTTCAATCGCGCCGGCGGCATGTGCCCGCGATGCGAGGGCATGGGACAGATCAACGACATCGACCTGTCCCAGCTCTACGACGAGAAGAAGTCGCTCAACGAGGGCGCGATCACGATCCCCGGTTATTCGATGGATGGCTGGTACGGCCGCATCTTCCGCGGCTGCGGCTTCTTCGACCCGGACAAACCGATTCGCAAGTTCAACAAGAAGGAGCTCCACGACCTGCTCCACAAGGAGCCGACGAAGATCAAGGTCGACGGCATCAACCTGACGTATTCGGGGCTGATCCCGCAGATCCAGAAGTCGTTCCTGTCGAAGGACCTCGACGCGGTGCAGCCACACGTCCGCGCCTTCGTGGAGCGCGCGGTCACGTTCACCACCTGCCCCGAGTGCAAGGGCACGCGGCTCAACGAGGCCGCCCGATCGTCCAAGATCAAGGGGATCAGCATCGCCGACGCCTGCGCGATGCAGATCAGCGACCTCGCCGCGTGGGCGCGTGGCCTCTCCGAGCCGTCCGTCGCGCCGCTCTTGACGGCGCTGCGGCACACGCTCGATTCGTTCGTGGAGATCGGGCTCGGCTACCTCAGCCTCGACCGGCCGACCGGCACATTGTCGGGCGGCGAGGCGCAGCGCACGAAGATGATCCGCCACCTCGGGTCGTCGCTCACCGACGTCAGCTACGTCTTCGACGAGCCGACGGTCGGGCTGCACCCGCACGACATCCAGCGAATGAACGAGCTCTTGCTCCGGCTGCGCGACAAGGGCAACACCGTGCTCGTCGTCGAGCACAAGCCGGAGGTGATCGCAATCGCCGACCACGTCGTCGACCTCGGCCCCGGCGCCGGCACCGCCGGCGGTGAGGTGGTCTTCGAGGGCAGCGTCTCCGGGCTGCGGGAGAGCGGCACGCTCACCGGGCGACACATCTCCGACCGGGTCTCCCTGAAGCCGAAGGTGCGAAAGCCGTCGGGCGTCTTGAAGGTGCGCGGCGCCCGCACGCACAACCTGAAGGACGTCGACGTCGACATTCCGCTCGGCGTGCTGGTGGTGGTGACCGGCGTGGCCGGGTCGGGCAAGAGCTCGCTGATCCACGGCTCCGTGTCGGGCCGGGACGGGGTGGTGTCGGTCGACCAGGCCCCGATCCGTGGCTCGCGCCGGAGCAACCCGGCGACGTACACCGATCTGCTGGAGCCGATCCGCAAGGCATTCGCGAAGCAAAATGGCGTGAAGCCCGCCCTGTTCAGCGCAAACTCCGAGGGCGCCTGTCCGACGTGCAATGGCGCCGGGGTGATCTACACCGATCTCGCGATGATGGCCGGCGTCACCACGGTCTGCGAGGACTGCGAGGGCCGGCGCTTCCAGGCGTCGGTGCTGGAGTATCGGCTCGGCGGGCTCAACATCGCCGAGGTGCTCGACCTGCCGGTCAAGGACGCAGCGCGCTTCTTTGGCGCCGGCGAGGCGCGTACGCCGGCCGCGCACGCGATCCTCTCGCGATTGGCCGACGTGGGGCTCGGTTACCTGCGGCTCGGCCAGCCGCTCACCACGCTATCGGGTGGCGAGCGGCAGCGGCTCAAGCTCGCGACGCACATGGGCGAAGACGGCGGCGTCTACGTGCTCGACGAGCCGACCACGGGATTACATTTGGCCGACCTCGAGCAGCTTCTCGGGCTCCTGGATCGCCTGGTCGACGCCGGGAAGTCGGTCATCGTGATCGAGCACCACCAGGCGGTGATGGCGCACGCCGACTGGATCATCGACCTCGGGCCGGGCGCGGGCCACGACGGCGGGCGAATCGTGTTCGAAGGCACGCCGGCCGACCTGGTGGCGGCGAAATCGACGCTGACGGGCGAGCACCTGGCGGCGTTCGTCGGGAGCCGTCCGAAGGCGGGTTGATCTCGCACGGACGCCTGATCCGAGGCGTATCTCTCCAGCC
The window above is part of the Polyangium spumosum genome. Proteins encoded here:
- a CDS encoding SRPBCC family protein — encoded protein: MNLTDTTAQSQTESISFEFDLHHSPEKIWRALTDPVLLTEWLLPVAGLKLEPGAAFTFKTQPYPGWDGTVNCRMLEIEAHKKLSYAWVVGDMELDTVVTFTLTPTAAGTRLSLVQSGFKPHQKQNFGGARYGWKMMGGKLVDLLARVP
- a CDS encoding ATP-binding cassette domain-containing protein, with the translated sequence MSQHPANNHDLIRVKGARENNLKDVSVEIPKRRLTVFTGVSGSGKSSLVFGTIAAESQRLINETYSAFVQGFMPTLSRPDVDVLEGLTTAIIVDQERLVGNPRSTVGTVTDANAMLRVLWSRLGKPHIGPPGAFAFNVPSVRAAGSITVEKGGAKAEKVVFNRAGGMCPRCEGMGQINDIDLSQLYDEKKSLNEGAITIPGYSMDGWYGRIFRGCGFFDPDKPIRKFNKKELHDLLHKEPTKIKVDGINLTYSGLIPQIQKSFLSKDLDAVQPHVRAFVERAVTFTTCPECKGTRLNEAARSSKIKGISIADACAMQISDLAAWARGLSEPSVAPLLTALRHTLDSFVEIGLGYLSLDRPTGTLSGGEAQRTKMIRHLGSSLTDVSYVFDEPTVGLHPHDIQRMNELLLRLRDKGNTVLVVEHKPEVIAIADHVVDLGPGAGTAGGEVVFEGSVSGLRESGTLTGRHISDRVSLKPKVRKPSGVLKVRGARTHNLKDVDVDIPLGVLVVVTGVAGSGKSSLIHGSVSGRDGVVSVDQAPIRGSRRSNPATYTDLLEPIRKAFAKQNGVKPALFSANSEGACPTCNGAGVIYTDLAMMAGVTTVCEDCEGRRFQASVLEYRLGGLNIAEVLDLPVKDAARFFGAGEARTPAAHAILSRLADVGLGYLRLGQPLTTLSGGERQRLKLATHMGEDGGVYVLDEPTTGLHLADLEQLLGLLDRLVDAGKSVIVIEHHQAVMAHADWIIDLGPGAGHDGGRIVFEGTPADLVAAKSTLTGEHLAAFVGSRPKAG